Genomic segment of Sodaliphilus pleomorphus:
GCTCTCTCTGGCTTCGACTGCCTTCGCGCAATGTGATGGCTCGTTGCTGCGTGAGGCTGTGTCCAGTTCCAGCTGCTTTAGCTTTAAAGCATAGTCTTCACGCAGGCGGCGGCTCTCGTCGTTCTGGCGTATCAAGTCTTCGTTTTTCCTCACAAGCAAGCGCTGTGCCTGTCGCAGGCGACGAGTGTAGTGGTAGATGACTGCAAGCATCACTATCGCCACACCCACAGCAAGCAGCAGCCACTTGATCGTTGATTCCAACGTGCTGATGTGCTCTTCGTTGGCGTGGTTCTCATATTGGAACAATGCGTCTTTGGCATCGTTGAATTGCCGCTGGTTGAATACTGAGTCGCTCAAGGCCAAGTACAGCGACTGGTAGTGCTGCGCACTGTCGGCCCTGTGCATGTCAGTATAGATCTTGGAAAGACCGAGATAGGCGGTGTTCAGCTGGTCGAGGTAACGGCCACGTGTAGCCATGCCTACGACTTCGCGGTAGCAGCTTGCAGCTTGTGGCAGGTGTTGCATCGCCTGCCAGGTGGTTGCAATTTCCAGATGGGCCTCGCTCTGAAAATTAGGATCAAGCCTGTGAAATCGTGCCAGATCGGCTGCCTGTTGCAGGTAGTAGAGAGCCCCCTTGTAGTTTTTCTCGGTTCGGGCGATGATACCCTGGTTGACCAGGACTTTGAAATGTTGCTCGCGTTGGTCGGCCAGGGGAAATTTTATTTCCTCGTTTAGATACTTTCTGGCACTGGCTGTGTCGCCGAGACGGCAATACATTTTCACGAGATTGATGGCCACGACGCTCAGTGTACTGTGTCTGTGATGCTGCAGTGCAATCGAGAAAGCTTGTTCAAAATAGTAGATTGCACGCTCGTAGTCGTTGAAAATGGCATACACGGCCCCTATGTTTGACATGCTTGTGCATTCCACTTTGGTGTTTTTGCAACGCTTGGCCATCTCGATGGCCAGTGTGTAGAAGCGCAATGCCTCGATATAACGGCCAGCCAGCATGCAGCAGTTTCCGCCTCGCTGCAGTCCCTCGCTCAGCTTCTCTTGGGCGCAGCCCGACTCGTACATCGCCACAAGGCGTCCGTAGGTGTTGATGGCTTGGGTGAGGTTGCCGCTGCGCTGCAGGTGATCGGCTAGGCCGATGACGTTGTCGACCCCAGAGGCCTGCAAACACACAGGCTCGCCTGTCAGCAACAACCATAATAAAATGACTGAGTAAAAACGACACATTGCTACTTGATTCGAAAAAAACACATATGAATGATGGTACAAAGATATAATTTTTGTCACACTTGATGAAAATCATTGCAGCTACATGGCAAAATTAATGTTTCATGCAGTCAAACTTGCCAATTTTCTTGAAAATGGGCACATCGGTATTGTTTTTGCTTTGAAAAACAAAAGGACGTCAATACTTTTGCCTTTGAGACTTAGTTTCTTTCAATTTTCTTCCGTCTAATTTCTATTTTGTAAAAATGAAGAACGAAAAGCTAAAACAATCTTTTATGCGCGCCACAGGAGCCGTGTGTGCTCTTCTGGTGCTTGCCTGTGTGTGTCTTGAAGCGCAGGCCTCTCCTCTTGTAGTGACAGTGAGCAAAGCAGGAACGTTGAGTGCGCTTATAGGCCCCGAAAAGAAGAACACAACAACCCAATTGAAGGTTGCCGGACCCATCAACGGTACCGACGTCCTTTACTTGCGAGAGATGCTGGGCAGGGGGCAATATGGTGAAAAAACTGAGGGTCAGCTACGCGACCTTGACTTGAGCGAGGCCCGCATTCTGGCAGGTGGCGATTCCTATATCTACTACAACTCCTTTACGGCAGATGATGTGGTGGGCGAAAACATGTTTGGAGAGTGCGACCAGCTGGAAAGAATCGTGTTGCCGGCTGGCACTAAGCAGATAGGACGTTCCGCGTTTTATCGTTGCTCCAGGCTGGGAGGCATTACGATTCCCGACAGTGTGGAATCGATAGGAGAGAATTGCTTCTTCTGCGACAGCGCGCTGGAAAGTATCAGCATTCCAAGCGGTGTGCAAGAAATAGGCTTGTCGCCACTGGCTGGCTGTGTGTCGCTCAAAAGCATCGCCGTCGACCCTGCCAATACCCACTATTGCGCTGTCGACGGGGCCCTGCTCAACAAGGCGAAGACTGAGTTTGTCAACGTGCCCTGTGGCAGGACAGGCGACTTCGTTGTGCCATCTACAGTGACCTTTATTGCCGATGGAGCTTTTAACCAGTGCATGCTCAGCAAGATAACACTGCCTGCGAGTGTCGACAGCCTGGGTGAGGCTGCATTCTCCAACAGCCCGTTGCTCAAGTCGATCAACATCCCCGACAAAGTGAAGGAACTGCCCTATGGCACTTTTTTGTGGTGTGAGTCACTCACCGACGTCACATTCGGCAGCTCGCTCAAGACCATTGACGAGATGGCCTTTGTAGCATGCAATGCACTGCAATCAATCACAATTCCCAATTCGGTCAAGAACATAGGCAGCCGCGTCTTCTCCAACTGTGCCAGTCTGGCAACCGTCAATTTAGGCGCTGGAGTTGAAAGCCTGGGACAAGATGTCTTCATTAGTTGCAAAAAACTGAAAGAAATCAATGTTGATGCCAACAATTCCACCTATAGCTCAATCGATGGTGTGTTGTGCGACAAGCCACAGCACACGCTGCTCAAGTGCCCCGAGGGAAGGGTGGGTAGCTATAGCGTGCCTGCATCGGTGCAAAAGATTGACGAGGAAGCCTTCACCCGTTGCACCTATCTCACCTCGGTTGAAATGGGCGACAACGTGAGCACAATCATGCCCAGCGCTTTCGACGGCTGCAAGGGTCTTACGTCGGCCAAGTTGAGCAATACGCTCACACAGGTGTCAGAATATGCTTTCTCTGGCTGCGAGTCGCTCAAGTCTATTGACTTGGGCTCGGGGGTGAAGACTATTGCAAACGGTGCGTTTTCGGGCTGCAAAGCGCTGCCTTATGTACAGTTTCCTGCCTCGCTCGAGACGATAGGTACTAGCGCGTTTGACTACTGCACGGGGCTCACAAGCCTGCGTTGCCTGGGTGAGACCCCTGCCGCATGCAAGAGTTGCGACGACTCGTTTTACAAGGTCGACCCTAAAGCTGTGACAGTGTATGTGCCCCTCAACGCTGTGGAGGCCTACAAAGCAGCCGATGCTTGGAAAGAATTCAATATTGTGGGAGAAAACTACACAGGTGTCAGCCGTGTTGATGTTGAACCCAGCTGGCAACTTGTCGACGTGTATGACCTGAATGGCCGACTGATTGCCAGCAGGATCAACCGTAACAGTCTGATTCTGGATAATAGGGTCTGCATTCTCAAGGATGTGGCCACTGGTGCAACCCAAAAGGTCGTTTTCCCATAACCACAACGTGGCAGTGAGTGCCACAATCATGCGACCTATGATGGTGGCGGCAGGCGCAATGCCTTTGCCGCCACTTTTGCTTTGTTTTGCTTGTTAGGGGTGAAGTGGAACAGTGAAAATTGAGTAAATGCGCCCAAACTACCTGCCTGTGCAGCCTTGAATACAGTTTTTTTTTGTCGGTTGTGTGAAAAAAGTTGGAAAAAGTTATGGTGCATTCAATAAAATTGTGTAATTTTGTCACCGCTTAAAGGCAACATAGGGGCGTAGCCCAGCTGGTTCAGAGCGCTGCAGTCACATTGCAGAGGTCATCGGTTCGAACCCGATCGTCCCTACTTGTCAAGAGAAAGAGCAACCCGCACTTGCAGGCTGCTCTTTTTTTCATGCCTTTTTCTTGTTGCTGCCGCGTGCCGCTACTTGAGGCGGTCTTTGATTTCGCGTATTCCGTTCCAGGCAGCACGGTCGAAGCGGCCCTTGTAGCTCATGATCACATAGCCTATCTTGTCCTTGATGATCTGGTCGATGGTGCGCTGCGGGAACTTGTCGCTCACAGCGGCGCCCGGGGCGATGCCCACCTGGAAGGCTTGCGGGGTGCGCTGGATGAAGAGCACCACGCTGCTGTCGCCCAGCTCCCACTTGCTGGCGATGGCTGCTGCATAGGCCTGAGCTCCCATGTTGCCGAGGTCTTGGGTGGTGGTGACTACATAAATTTTGTAGGGCGACGTGGAGGCGTAGGACTTGAGCGAGTCTTCCATCCAGCGGGCCGAGATGGTGTCGGTGGCATCTTCCTTGATGATGCCGGCCATGTCGTTGAGATAGGCCTTGGGGCTGGGGCGGTCGGGCACGTTGCTGGTGTCGGTCTGCTTGCCGCCGCAGGCGACCAGTGCAAGCGCTGCCGTGAGGCCGAGCACAACGGCAGCCAGGGTTGAACGTAGATTTTTCATAATTGTGTCGTTATTTATATAAGAAAAAATGGGTGTAGTATTGTTGTGGCCACACTGTGTACAGTGTGTGTCGATATTGCAAATATAAGCAATTGTGGGCGATGTGTGCAAGTGCCGTTGGCAATTTTTAGCCTCTGCCGTGCCCTGTGTGGGTGTTTTGGCAGGCAAGCGTCAGCGGCGCGGCATGAACTTGCGGTCGTCGATGGGGAAGATGCCCTGCACGTGGTTGATCTTGTAGTGTCGCTGCTTGTCGTAGTACTCGTAGCCCTCGCCCTCAATCACGCGCCCCTGGCCCTCGATGCGAATGAAGGAGTCGCTGTGGGTGAGAGCCTGGGTGGTCTCGTAGTACATCTGGTTGGTGAGTATCTTGTCGCCCGTGGTGCGCGTGATGCGCACGTTGTCCTTGCAGTTCACCTGGCGGCTGTTTTCGTCATAGTACATGCGGTCGCACAGCACCTTGTCGCCGTTGCGCATGGTGAGGCGCACGTTGCCCACGGCGCTCCACACCTTGGAGCCCATGTTGTAGTAGGCCGAGTCGCATATAAGCGATGCCACCTGCCTGAACTTGTCGTCGAGCTCGTCGGCCTGCACGCCGTTGGGAAACGACCAGTGCGGCGTTGAGGCCTCGCTGTAGATTTGCCACATCTTGGTGACGATGCGGTAGCGGGTGCGTCCCGAGTCGCTGATGATGGTGTTCACGTCGTGGCTTTCCATGGTGGGCACGCGCTCGGGATCGGTGTCATGCTTCACCACGGCTGTCTTGTCGTCGTTGCACGACGAGAGCAAGCCCGCTGCCGTGATGGCCAGGGCGGCAACGGCGAGCAGGCTGTGGCGGTGCGCCCGGCCTGCTATCGACAGCCTTGTGGCGGCGTGTGCGATCAACGTATCTTGTTTTTCCAGAACCACATCTCGTTGAAGTTGACACTCAGGGTCACATTCAGGTAGTTCTCCTTGATGAGCATGGCGGGCGAGCTGTAGCGGTGCCGCCACTCCACGCCCAGGTTGATCACCGTCTTGCTGCCCAGGGCGGGCAGGCCCACGCCGGCGCTCACGCCGTAGTCGCGCACGTTGTTGGCGCCCACGTTCTGATAGTCGTGGTTGTAGAACGCGCCCACGCGATAGGCGGTGCGCTTGAGGTAGCTGCCGCGGTAGTTGGGCACATATTGCAGGCCGGCGGCCACCTTCCAGCGGTTGTCAAACTTGAAGGTGCTCGACTCAAAGCCCTCGAGCGGTGTATATTTGGCCTTGGACCAGTCTTGATAGGTGAAGTCGATCTCGCCCATGAGCTTGTTGCCGTGCCTGTAGCTCACGCCCACGCCATAGGTGTTGGGCAGCTGGTACTTGCCGCCCATCTTGGTGTAGCCCACGGTGTCGAGCTTGCTGTCGCCGCTCACGTCGTAGTAGGTGCCCCAGGTGTGCCCGTGCAGTGACTTGCGGGGCGAGTAGGTGAGACCCACCACCACGCGGTCGCGGCGGTTGAGCTCAAGGCTGTATTGCACGCCCAGGTGCACGTTCCAGTCGCGCACTTCCATCACGCGGTCGTAGAGGCTGGTCGTGGTGCTGTAGATGTAGGTGTAGTTGTCGATTGTGCCAAACATATAGGAGAAGTTGGCGCCCAGGCTCAAGTGCTTCACTGGCTCCCAGCCGGCACCCAGGTAGAGCTCGCTTATCGAGCCCTCGCCTATGCGCGACTCGCTGCCGCCGTTCAGGTTGTTGCCAAAGCTGTAGCCCACGCTCGAGAAGGGCACCACGCCGAAGGATCCGCCCAGGTTCTTGGCTATCTTGAAGCCGCTGGTGATATAGTCGAGGCCGCCCCCGAAGCTGTAGCCGCTCTTGCCGTTTTCCTTCGACCACACGTTGGTGAGGTCGATGCCCACGTTCCACAAGAAGGTGAGCGAGTCGGTGTGAGCATAGCTTGCAGGATTCATTGTGTTCACTTGCCGGCTGTCCTGGCCGGCATAGCCCACGCCGCCCATCTGGCGCTGGGCGCCTGTGGCGTTCTCGCCAAGTATGCCGTAGCCCAGGCGCGAGTATGGCGTGACCGAGGTCTGTGCTCCTGCGTGCCAGCTGCCTGCAAGGGCCAGCAAGGCGATGATGAAGTATCTATATGTTTTCATATTGTGGCAAAATTAATAAATAGTGCTCAATAAACCGTTGTTTTCCACATTTTTTAGCACTTTGGCTCAGCCTTGCTTGCGGTTGCCGTGCTCTTGCGACGATTTTTTCTCTTTTTTCAGCACATACTCGTAGGTGATCGAGGCGTAGATTTGTATCACGGCGCCTGCCAGCAAGAAGGCCAGCCAGTCGCGGCGGTCGTAGGTGGCTGTCGAGGAGAATGCCGGCCACAGCAGGAAAAAGGCCGACACGCAGTAGCACAGGGCCGAGGCCTTGCCCATGCGCACGAGGCGCCTGAGACGCACGTTGCTGCCGTTGTAGCGCTCGGTGAGCCGCTCGGCCAGGGCGAGCACAGCCCCGAAGGCGTAGGCCCATCTTATGTAGTTCATTCTTGCCGGGTCCCACTCGGTGAGAATGGGCACTGCGGCACACACCAGCAGGATGAGCATGGCCACGGTGAGCATCAGGTTTTGGGTGATCTGCTTTTTTTCTTCAGTCATGTAATTTTGTGATGATTATGTGTGAATGAGTGTCGACACCATGCCGGAGAGGCGCAAGCTACGGAATATCGGTGATATACACGTCTTCGCTCTCGCGCTTCATGCCGTATTTCTCGCGCGAGATGCGCTCGAGCTTGGCACGGTTGGTGTGCAGCTCCTGTATCTTGGCATCGTAGATGGCCGCCGAGTCCTCGTTGGCCTTGATCTCGGTCTTGAGTTGATTGATCTGCTGCTTGTAGCGGTAGATCTTGACATAGTTGTTGTCGCCGAAGAAGAGCAACGTGAGAATGAAGGCAGCAAAGACGACAAACGGGATGCTCAGCCACCTGGGTATCCACTTGGGTCGACGATATTCCTTGCCGAAAACGATCATTGTCTCTGTCTCTGTCTGTCTGCGTCTTGTTGCTTGTGCAAGCTGTGCCTTTTCTTATTGGAAGGTCAAAGTTATAGCTAAAAAATCAAATAGGCACGCTTTTCACAATATTTAATCCTTGAGTTCACTTCGGCGGATTCCAGAAGCAAGTGCAAAGTTACGCTATTTTTCTTTAATCATGTCTTTGGGCTTTCGAAATCCGTTTTTCTTTCTTGGCCTGTTGTTTAATTTTTCGATGATGCTCTTGACATATAGCCTTGAAATTCCCCTAAAGTCCGTCTTCTTCGGAATATATTGCCTGATGAGCCCGTTCATGTTCTCGATAGCTCCCTTCTCCCACGAGCAGTACGGATGTGCGAAGTAAACTTTCGTGTTAAGTTCCCTCGCAATGATTTCGTGTGCGGCAAACTCCGGCCCGTTGTCTGTCGTTATCGACCTTACAGGCAACCCGCTCTCCCGTATGAGTCTCACCACGGCATATGCCAGTGGAACGGCCTGCTTTCCCGTATCGAGTTTCTCCATGAGCATAAAGCAGCTCCTCCTCTCAACCAGAGTAACGATGGCACCTTTGCCTTCCTTTCCTACGATGGTGTCCATCTCCCAGTCTCCTATGGTCTGTCCATAGTCCGTTTCCGGTCTTTCGTCAATGGAGAGGCGGTTGGGAATATGCGCCTTGGTGGTAAGCAAGGACTTTTGCCTTGGTCTGCCTCCATGCCTGAGGTGCTTTCGGATGTTGTCCCCGTAATGTGGGGAAAGGGCCGCTATCCAGTTGTATATGGTTGACTTGGACACCGTGATGCCCTCTTTCTTGCCAAGCCATCCGGCGACTTCCTCCGGCGACCACTGCTCCTTACGGATAAGTTCAAAAACACGGCTGCGTACATAGGGAGCGATACGGCGATTGCCAGGTGTCCTGGCCTTGCGTCGTTTGACTTTCAATACGGCCGTACGTGCGTCATAAACGCCTTTAGCATTAGAATTACGCCTTCGCTCACGAGAAACCGTGCTTACTGACACACCAATAGTCTCGGCTATGAAACTAAGTGAGAATTTCGTTTGGAGTAGCACACTTATTGTGTATCTTTGCTCCGAGGTTAATTGTTTATACATCACAATACAAAATTAATTAATCTTAGGGAGGGGAACGAAAGATCTCCTCTTTTTTTGTATTGCTTAAGTTATCCGCCAATGCTCTTTGGGGGCTTCGCGCCCCCAGCCGCAAGGCAAACCTCCGCGGTGTTTTTCATGTTTTAATGCACCGCAGAGTTTTGCACTTCTAATTGGAATTAGCACTTCAGCAGGCCTGGCCTGAGACGCCGGGTGCGCTCCAGGGCCTGCTGCATCTTCCAGTCGACGATCTTGGCCTCGTTGCCGCTCAGCAGCACCTCGGGCACCGTCCAGCCGTTGAACTCGGCCGGCCGTGTGTAGACGGGTGCCTCGAGCAGGCCGTCTTGGAAGGAGTCGCTCAGCGCGCTCTGCTCGTCGCCTATAGCGCCGGGCAGCAGGCGCACGATGCTGTCGGCTATCACAGCTGCGGGCAGCTCGCCGCCAGTGAGCACATAGTCGCCTATCGAGATTTCCCGTGTCACCAGATGCTCGCGTATGCGGTAGTCCACGCCCTTGTAGTGGCCGCACAGGATGATGAGGTTCTGGGCCAGTGAGAGCGTGTTGGCCATGGGCTGGCTCAGCTGCTCGCCGTCGGGCGAGGTGAAGATGACCTCGTCGTAGTCGCGCTCTTGCTTGAGCGCCTCGATGCAACGGTACACGGGCTCGATTTGCATCACCATGCCGGCCTCGCCGCCGAAGGGGTAGTCGTCGACCTTGCGGTGCTTGCGCAGCGACCAGTCGCGCAGGTTGTGCACGTGTATCTCGACCAGGCCCTTGTCTTGTGCCCGCTGCAGGATGCTGCAGTGCAGCGGCGAGTCGAGCGCCTCGGGCATCACGCTCAGTATATCTATTCTCATCATCTTGGTGGCTGTGTTACGTTGTGTTCAGGCTGCAAAGGTACAAATAATATTTCTTTTTTCCCTGTACCGCCACCTCGACATGTGCTGGTCTTGGGCGGCTTTCAGAACTGGAAGTAGATGAAGGGCTGGATATCGCTGCTCTTGACCTGGCACACGAGATAGATGACCGCGGCCAGCAGCACGGCCACGGCGACCACGTTGCACATGCTCAGGCGCGCAATGAGCCGGTTTTGCCACTTGAGGGGGAAGCAGTGCCCTGCAAACCCCAGCACGATGAGCAGAAACACCCACTTGTAGCCGGCAATCATGCCGGCCGCCACCTCGGGGTGAAAGTTGTATACAATCTGGTGCAGCATGTGCTGCCCGGCCTCGAGGCTGTGGTTGCGGAAGGGTATCCACAGCAGGGTCACCAGTGTGAAGGTGAGGGCGATGGCGCCTGCCCGCCTCCAGCCGTGGCTGTGGTAGTGGCGGTCGTGGCGAAACACGTTTTCTCTCAACCACTTGTGCCCAGACAGGGCCACGCCGTGCAGCCCGCCCCACAGCACAAAGTTCCACCCTGCGCCGTGCCACAACCCGGCCAGCAGCATGGTCACAATCAGGTTGACGTGGGTGCGCAGCTTGCCCTTGCGGTTGCCGCCCAGCGAGATGTACACATAGTCGCGTATCCACGTGGAGAGCGAGATGTGCCAGCGCCGCCAGAAGTCGGTGACGCTCTCGCTCTTGTAGGGGGCGTCGAAGTTGGTGGGGAAGTGGTAGCCCAGCAGCAGGGCGATGCCTATGGCCATGTCGCTGTAGCCCGAGAAGTCGCAGTATATCTGCATGCTGTAGCCCAGCAGGCCGCACAAGTTCTCGAGACCGGTGTAGCGCAGCGGGTTGTCGAAGATGCGGTCTACAAAGTTGAGGCTGATATAGTCGCTGATGACCGACTTCTTCACCAGCCCGATGATGATGAAGTAGATGCCCGCGGCTATCATGCGGCGGGTGATGACAAGGGGACGGTGAATTTGCGGGGCAAAGTCGCGGGCGCGCACGATGGGACCGGCTACCAGCTGCGGGAAAAACGACACATAGAAGGCATAGTCGAGCCAGCGGTCGAGGGGCTTGAGCTGGCCGCGGTACACGTCGATGGTGTAGCTCATGCTCTGGAAGGTGAAGAAGCTGATGCCCACAGGCAGGAAAATGTCCCACGGCTGGAAGTTGTGTCCCACAATGGCAGCCAGGCTCGCCCCGAAGAAGTTGGCATACTTGAAGTAGCACAGCAGGCCCAGATCGACGGCCAGGCTCAACGTGAGCAGCACCCGCCGCCGCCCTTGGCTGCTGCTCTTGCCCAAGGCACGGGCCAGGAGATAGTCGGTGGTGGTGATGCCGCTCAGCAGGAGCATGCACAGGCCGCTGGTCTTGTAGTAGAAGTAGTAGGAAAACAGGGTGACAAATATGATGCGCGGCGTGAGCTTGTTGCGCAACAGGTAGTAGACCAGCGTGAAGACCACAAATAGGACCATAAACAAGCCGCTGCTGAAGATGAGCGGGTTGTGCGGGTCGTAGGTGAGCTGGCGGGCTATGTTTTGCAATATCGTGTGCATGAGTTGTGAGGGTGCGTTTAGTAGCCGGCCGTTTTCTTGCGCCGGTAGTTGTCGAGGCCGCCCTTTATCGACATGTAGAAGTTGCGGGCCACGGCGGCGCCGCCACGGTAATTGATGTGTTTGTAGTCTTTCTCGGCCCAGCCCTTGGCCACATAGCGCTGCATGCTGCCCTCGCCGCCCATGAGGGCTTGCATCGAGATGAAGGCGGCTTTCTCGCTGGCGGCCAGCTGCTGCTGGTAGGCTGTGAGCTTGGCCACCTGCGGCATGGTGCGCAGGCCGCCGGCGCTGCGCTGCTGCGCGTCGCTCACGCCCACAATGAGTATCGACACGCCGGGGTAGTGGCGGCGAAACTTGGCAATGGCTCGCTTGAAATAGGCCATGTAGTGCTTGCAGAACTTGTCGCTCTTGCAGGTCTCGAGGGCGTTGAGGCCAAATTGCAGCACCACGAGGTCGCATGGCCGCAGGCGGGCAAAGTCGGCCAGGTTGTCGTCGGGGATGTCGGCTACTGTGAAGCCTGGAATGCCGCGCATGCCCAGGTTGTCGAGCACCACGCCGCGCCTGCCCTCGAGCGCCATGCCAAAGGCCGTGACGCTGCCGACCGTGGTGCTCACCTGCACGCGGGCACGCCCGTCGCGGCCAGCTGCAAATGTGGCTTCTTGCACCCTTGGGCTGGCGTTGAGCCTGCTGCTGCCGGCCCCCTCCACACTCACTTGCGCGCCACGGGGGGCTTTCAAGTACACGGTTGTGCGCTCCCACTGCGAGGCGTATTGCTTGGCGCCCACATTGTAGACACTGGTGCTGGCAGTGCCGGCGGCCAGGGTGTAGTAGGCCTGCGACGGACCCATGAGCGACGACTTGAAGTCTTTCTTGTCGACTACAGCATGCCGTGTCCACCCCGAGGTCTTCTCCTGCACGGTGAGGCGCTGGTCGTTGAAGCCCGGCATCATGTCGACCCAGCCCACGCCCTGGCCGCCAAACTCGGCTTGCAGCAGGTGGCGCAGGTCGGCCAGCATGATGTCGCCTTCGACAAACGAGTCGCTGTAGTAGGCAATGCGCACCGGCCTGTCGAGCTTCTTGTCGAGCAGCAGGCTGTAGAAGTGGTTCATGCCCTGGGTGGAGTCCTCGCCGTAGTCGGTGATGGGCACCACGCCTGCGGGCCACTCTTCCTTCCAGGGCTTGCGCTGTGGCTCGGCTCGAGGTGGTGCAGGTGTCGTGGCGGCTGGCTTGGAGGGGGCAGCCGGCGCGATGTCGCTCAACACGTCGACCTGCCGCAGGCTGTAGCCCCCTATCGCTATGGGCGGCAGGTAGTAGGCCAGCAACAGCAAGATGAATGTGAGTGCTACGATTATATAGACCTTGGCCGATGAGTTCATGTGCGGGTCACAATTGTTCTGGTTGTTTGTCAATCTATTGCAAAGTTATAGCTTTGCAGGCACACACTGGCATTTTAGAAACAGAAAAAAGTGCGACGGCCGAAAAAAAAAGTGTGCTCCGAGCTGCCTACTTGAAGGTGAGTATCGAGCACCGCTCGCGGGTGAGCAGCTGGGCTGCCTGTTGCAGCTGTGCCGCGGTCACGCCTTTTATGCGCTCGATGGTGCGCTCGATGCCGCCCGCCTCGCCCCAGAAGAGCAGACTCTTGCCGGCGTTCATGGCAGTGAACTCGATGTTGCTCGAGGCCACCACCAGCTGACCGCAATATTGCCGCTTGCAGGCTTCGAGACGCCTCTCGGCAAGAGGGTCCTGGGCCAGCGCGTCGATGGTGTTGAAGATGATGTCGAGGCTGCGCTTCACGCTCTTGTACTCGCACCCGAAGTAGATCTCGACCAGCCCGCAATCGGTGAAGCTGGCTACCGACGACTCTACCGTGTAGACCAGCCCGCGGCGCTCGCGCAGTTGCACGTTGAGCAGCGAGTTCATGCCCGGGCCTCCCAGCATGTTGTTGAGCAAGGCCAGGGCATAGCGCCCCTCGTCGTAGAGACTGGGCACGCGCGCGCCCACCAGCGTGTGGCTCTGGTGCGAGTCGATGTCGACCTCGCGGTGCTCTCTCGCCAGCACGGGCGGCTGCTGGCGCGGGGCCCGGTCGAGCTGGTGGTGCATCGCGCCCAGGTGCTTCTGTGCCAGGGCAAATACCTTGTCAGGCTGGGCTGGCCCTACCGAGAAAAAGGCCATGTTGGCGGGCACATATTGTGTCTTTATGTAGTGCAGGCAGTCGTCGCTCTCGATGCGCGCGATGCTCTCGTCGCAGCCCAAGATGTTGTGTCCCATTGGGTTGCCGGCAAATACCATGTCCTCAAAGTCGTCGTAGATGGCCTCGATGGGCGTGTCGCGGTAGCTGTCGACCTCCTCGAGCACCACGTCGCGCTCGCGCTCGAGCTCGTCGGCCGGAAAGGTCGAGCAAGTGACCAGGTCGGCCAGCAGCTCGACGGCCCTTTCCAGGTGGCGGCTCGGGAAGGTGCTGTAGAGCATGGTGCCCTCTTTGGTGGTATAGGCGTTGAGCTCGCCGCCCACGGTCTCCATGCGGTTCAGTATGTGCCACGCACGGCGGTGGGTGGTGCCCTTGAAGATGGTGTGCTCTACATAGTGGGCCAGTCCCTGCAGCCCCGGTGCGTCGTCGCGGCTGCCGGCATTCACAGCCAGGCCGCACCAGCCCACCAGGGCGTCGTTCTTGATGTGCACCAGCCGCAGGCCGTTGTCAAGTGTAGCGGTAAATGTTTTTTCCTCCATGATGTTTCTTTTCCTCCTTTTTTCGGGCGGCCTCAGTTGCGGTTGTCGATGTGGATGATCGACTGCACATACATCAGGTCGCGTATGTCGTCGCGCCGCACGTCGATGTCGTCGTAGTTGGGGTTCTCGCTGTGCAGGGTCACCAGCTGCGCGTCGGGGTTCTTGCGTATGTATTTTACCAGCCGGTAGTC
This window contains:
- a CDS encoding MBOAT family O-acyltransferase translates to MLQNIARQLTYDPHNPLIFSSGLFMVLFVVFTLVYYLLRNKLTPRIIFVTLFSYYFYYKTSGLCMLLLSGITTTDYLLARALGKSSSQGRRRVLLTLSLAVDLGLLCYFKYANFFGASLAAIVGHNFQPWDIFLPVGISFFTFQSMSYTIDVYRGQLKPLDRWLDYAFYVSFFPQLVAGPIVRARDFAPQIHRPLVITRRMIAAGIYFIIIGLVKKSVISDYISLNFVDRIFDNPLRYTGLENLCGLLGYSMQIYCDFSGYSDMAIGIALLLGYHFPTNFDAPYKSESVTDFWRRWHISLSTWIRDYVYISLGGNRKGKLRTHVNLIVTMLLAGLWHGAGWNFVLWGGLHGVALSGHKWLRENVFRHDRHYHSHGWRRAGAIALTFTLVTLLWIPFRNHSLEAGQHMLHQIVYNFHPEVAAGMIAGYKWVFLLIVLGFAGHCFPLKWQNRLIARLSMCNVVAVAVLLAAVIYLVCQVKSSDIQPFIYFQF
- a CDS encoding GDSL-type esterase/lipase family protein, which translates into the protein MTNNQNNCDPHMNSSAKVYIIVALTFILLLLAYYLPPIAIGGYSLRQVDVLSDIAPAAPSKPAATTPAPPRAEPQRKPWKEEWPAGVVPITDYGEDSTQGMNHFYSLLLDKKLDRPVRIAYYSDSFVEGDIMLADLRHLLQAEFGGQGVGWVDMMPGFNDQRLTVQEKTSGWTRHAVVDKKDFKSSLMGPSQAYYTLAAGTASTSVYNVGAKQYASQWERTTVYLKAPRGAQVSVEGAGSSRLNASPRVQEATFAAGRDGRARVQVSTTVGSVTAFGMALEGRRGVVLDNLGMRGIPGFTVADIPDDNLADFARLRPCDLVVLQFGLNALETCKSDKFCKHYMAYFKRAIAKFRRHYPGVSILIVGVSDAQQRSAGGLRTMPQVAKLTAYQQQLAASEKAAFISMQALMGGEGSMQRYVAKGWAEKDYKHINYRGGAAVARNFYMSIKGGLDNYRRKKTAGY
- the trmD gene encoding tRNA (guanosine(37)-N1)-methyltransferase TrmD: MRIDILSVMPEALDSPLHCSILQRAQDKGLVEIHVHNLRDWSLRKHRKVDDYPFGGEAGMVMQIEPVYRCIEALKQERDYDEVIFTSPDGEQLSQPMANTLSLAQNLIILCGHYKGVDYRIREHLVTREISIGDYVLTGGELPAAVIADSIVRLLPGAIGDEQSALSDSFQDGLLEAPVYTRPAEFNGWTVPEVLLSGNEAKIVDWKMQQALERTRRLRPGLLKC
- a CDS encoding M16 family metallopeptidase — translated: MEEKTFTATLDNGLRLVHIKNDALVGWCGLAVNAGSRDDAPGLQGLAHYVEHTIFKGTTHRRAWHILNRMETVGGELNAYTTKEGTMLYSTFPSRHLERAVELLADLVTCSTFPADELERERDVVLEEVDSYRDTPIEAIYDDFEDMVFAGNPMGHNILGCDESIARIESDDCLHYIKTQYVPANMAFFSVGPAQPDKVFALAQKHLGAMHHQLDRAPRQQPPVLAREHREVDIDSHQSHTLVGARVPSLYDEGRYALALLNNMLGGPGMNSLLNVQLRERRGLVYTVESSVASFTDCGLVEIYFGCEYKSVKRSLDIIFNTIDALAQDPLAERRLEACKRQYCGQLVVASSNIEFTAMNAGKSLLFWGEAGGIERTIERIKGVTAAQLQQAAQLLTRERCSILTFK